GCTAGAACATTTTCAAGAATGGGGTATTCCAGCAGAAATTGCGCTGGTGGAATGGACTTAAACATCCAGCATTTCCATAAGCTTGGTCGTAGTTTTCCAATTTCTCGAAGTGCCTTTTACTTTTAATTTCCGCTCTATGGTATTGTGGTCAAGCTTGGACTTGCCTGCGCCATTCACATAAAACAAATACAAATTTAAGCCTACTTTTGTAAACTCCTCTGGCCCTGAATGAAAGTCCTCTAATACTTTAATATTCTCTTCACTGGGCTCTTCAGCAAGAATGGTTACATAAAGCTTGGTGATCTCTTCATTGCAATCATTTATGAATGGATTATTACTAAAAGTCTCTGTCCATTCTTCTTTAGAACGAACAATAACAGGCACATCAAAGCCAAAAGTATCTTCGATGTTATTGTGGATTTGACTTTCCAAGTTTTTCTGGTCGGTCTCAGAAGATTCAAATACAATATTGCCGCTCTGGATATAGGTTTGGATATTTTCATACCCAAGTTTATCCAGAGAAGACCTTAACGCATCCATCTTGATCAATTTCTGTCCACTTACATTGATTCCCCTTAAAAGGGCTACATATTTCGTCATAAATTCAATTCTAAAAAAGGTTAAGCAAAAGCTAACTCTTATTACGAACAATCGTTCATAGTAGCTGAACTAAAAATGTTTTCAATCAAACCAAATTTAAACTTATGAAAAAGTTAATCTATCTCTTCATCCTTGCACCATTTTTGGCCCAAGCTCAGGAGACACCCAAGCCCACTACTTATCAGGAAGAATTTGCTGGCGGAATGAACTACAGTCTGGATCAAATTGTAAAACTGATCGACGTGTTTCCACAAGACAAAATGACCTGGAGACCAGGCGAAGGCGTGCGCAGTGTATCTGAAACCATCTTGCACATTGCCGGATCTACGTATATGCTATCCAGCGCATTGGGTACTCCAATGCCAGAGGGTATCGACCCGCAGGGCATCGAAAAAGCGACAACGGATAAAGTTGAAATTTTAAAGTACGTAAATGATGCCTATGCTTTTTCATCTGATGCCGTGGCCAGCGTAAGCGATGAGCAAATGGATGAAATGGTGGAGTTGCCCTTTGGCACTTTCTCCAAAAGGGCACTGATCATGATTATTGCCACACATAGCTACGAGCACAAAGGCCAGTTGATTGCCTATGCCAGAGTGAATGACATTACCCCTCCATGGAGTGGCGCTGAATAACGAAATTTACGAACGGTTTAATGATCAGGGATTGCTTTAATAGGGCAATCCTATTTTTTTGTAAATGAAATGCATCAGCCAGGCAGGACCAATCAAAAGAAATTGCACATCCTTTAGAAATGAAGGCTTCTTCCCTTCTACGTTATGACCATAAAACTGTCCGACCCAGGCAATAACAAACACAGCAATACTTATTTGCCATACTGGAGCTATACCCAGTTGCTCAACAAACAAAGTCAAATACAAAAAGCCCATGACGGCAACAGCCATTCCTACAAATAGCGAAAAAGACAAAGTGAAATAATACATCAAAACGGCCATCAGCGCGATAGTTGCCCAATTCAAAAAAGGACTATGTGTTTTTGAAAAAATTACCACCAGCCAGTCATTTGGAATAGACCAAAACAGACCGACAATACTCCAAAAAATAGCTGGCACACATATCCAGTGGATTAATTTGTTGGTTGGATTTTGGTGACTCTCACCGTACTCCGAAAGAAGCTGATCAATTTTTCTCATGACAATGTTGTTTTTCTTATCAATGATAACGATTTCTGAATAAACATCCCATCCCAATCCTTCACCAATCGTCTATTTTACTTTAATTTTGCGGCTTCTAAAAAATTACAAAATGATTCTAAGCGAACAGGAAATTAACAGACGTCAGATCAGAGAAAAATTGATCGAATCTGGCATTGACCCTTATCCATCTGACACTTTCGAAGTGAACGTGACTACTAAAGACATTCACGAAAACTACGAAAAACGAAAGACGGACTATAAGGCCATTTCTATCGCTGGACGATTAATGACCAGAAGAATCATGGGGTCCGCTTCATTCGCTGAAATTCAGGACTCCACGGGTAGAATTCAAATCTACCTTAGAAGAGATGATATCTGTCCAGATGAGGATAAAGCACTTTACAATACTGTGTTCAAAAAGATGATGGATATTGGTGACATCATTGGCATCAAAGGATATGTATTTACTACCGAAGTAGGTGAGATTTCTATCCATGTGACAGAATTGAAATTGTTGACCAAATCTTTGAAGCCACTTCCAATCGTGAAGGAAGCTAAGGACGAAGAAGGCAACATGAAAACGTATGATGCTTTCACCGATCCAGAATTGAGATACCGACAGCGCTACGTGGATTTGATCGTGAATCCAGAAGTTCGTGACACTTTCGTAAAACGTACACAGCTGGTTAACTCCATGAGAAATTTCCTAGCTGAGAAAGGCTACTTAGAAGTAGAGACTCCGATTCTCCAGCCTTTATATGGCGGTGCAGCGGCACGTCCGTTCAAAACGCACCACAATACGCTCGACATGACTTTGTATTTGCGTATTGCCAACGAATTGTATTTGAAACGATTGATCGTGGGTGGCTACGATGGTGTTTTTGAGTTCTCCAAAGACTTTAGAAACGAAGGCATGTCTCGATTCCACAATCCAGAATTCACGCAAGTGGAGCTCTACGTAGCCTACAAGGACTACGAATGGATGATGGACTTGACAGAGGCAATGGTTGAAAAAGTAGCCATGGACCTGCACGGCACTACAGAAGTCCAAGTAGGAGAAAACATGATCAATTTCCAAAGACCTTGGAAACGATATACGATGTTTGAAGCCATCGAACACTTCACCGGCATCGACATCTCCGAAATGGGAGAAGATGAATTGAGAGAAACGGCTAAAAAACTAGACGTACCTACAGATGAGTCTATGGGTAAAGCCAAATTGATCGACGAAATTTTCGGAGAGAAATGCGAAGGTCAGCTGATCCAGCCAACTTTCATTACAGACTACCCAGTGGAAATGTCACCACTTGCTAAGAAGCACAAGAGCAAACCAGGATTGGTAGAGCGATTTGAGGCGGTTGCTAATGGTAAAGAAATTTGCAATGCTTTCTCCGAGCTTAACGATCCGATCGATCAAAGAAAGCGATTTGAAGAGCAACTAGAGCTAGGCAAACGTGGAGACGACGAAGCTATGGTACTTGACGAAGACTTCTTGAGAGCGCTAGAATACGGAATGCCTCCAACGGCAGGATTGGGAGTAGGGATTGATCGTCTGACGATGATGATGACTAACTCTAACTCCATCCAGGATGTACTGTTCTTTCCTCAGATGAAGCCTGAGAAGAAAATCGAAGCATTAACTTCTGGACAGTACGAAGAACTGGGTGTTGCTAAAGAGCTAATCCCTATCCTTCAGAAACTGGGTATGGTGACTAAGGAACAGTTCGCTGACGCGAAGGACAGTAAGCTATTTAACGATGTATGCGGTACGCGTAAGAAGTTGAAACTGAAAGAAGTGAAGAATCCATCATTGGAAGATGTGCAAGCGTGGATTGAGAAAGCTAGTTAATTAACAGAGGCCAACAATATTTAAAAGCCAGCACAACTTGTGACTGGCTTTTTTATTGGCCTTTTCTTACCTCCTTAACCCTAATAAATTTTATTTTAGCCATATCGACTAGATGGCCTTCATCTTCGTTATCATTCAAAATTAAAGTTCGCAGGCATATCCATGCTAAAAAATATATTCTCTAGGAAACGTAGGACATTAGTCATCGGCATTCATGGTCTGAGCAACAAGCCACCCAAGAAGTTGTTGACACACTGGTGGCGAAGATCTATCGAAGAGGGGCTTTCCAAAATCGAAGGAAGCCCCACCAAATTCGACTTCAAGATGATGTACTGGGCGGACCTACTCTACCCTACTCCCTTGAGCTTAAATGCCAAAGATCCTGATGACCCTTTGCATATCGACGAACCCTACATTTCCGAAAAACAATTGAAGGTAAAAGCCAAAAGAGGCCTTATCCAAATATTTAAAAATTTGATTCAGTACATCAAAGAAATTGTTTTTTTGAGCAAAATAGGATTGAATAAATTTAGAAAGCCTTTTAACGCCATTGTTAAAATTGGATTCAAAGATTTGGACACCTATTACAATGAAGAGATTCCGAAAAATGAACAGATGTTTGAGGACTATTTCAGAAATAAAGTAAGAAGTCGATTCATCAAATTACTCCTAAAAAATAAAAGAAAGGATATCCTAATAGTCGCTCATTCCATGGGATCCATTATCACCTATGATGTCCTGCTATCTCTTAAGCATCGAGTTAAGGTGAAATATTTTATAGCGTTAGGTTCTCCCATGGGCCTGCCGCTGATTCGAGAAAATATCATGAAGGATCATCATCTTCCATTCGATGAAGACGAAGAAGCTTTTCCTCCTACGCCAGAAGGTGTGGACAATTGGTACAGCTTCTGCGACAAAGAAGACAACATCGGTGCTCACTACAATTTGGCCGACTACTATGTAGAAAATGTGAGAGGCGTAAAGCCAATTGGTAAATTCGTAGAAAACAACTACAAAGAATGGGTCACAGACAATGCCCATAAGTCGTTTGGCTACTTGAGATGCATTGAAATGGCTGAAGTAGTCAATGAATTTCTATTAGGTGGACGTTCTTCATTACTGGCCAAAGGCAAACAGTTCTTTAAGCGAATGGGACGGGAGCAGGGGTGATTTCCTCTTCACTTCGAACGCATGTGAGAAGTCCCCATCAGCCTACGCTGCCGCAGGGGATATCTCCCTTCGGTCGATATGACGTAGTACTCTGCCTTTGTTGGAGTTGTCTCCAACAAACTGTCGATGCGATTCGGTAGCTGCAGTGGCTTGTTGGTCACAAGGCCAACAAGGGCATAAAATGGAGGAAAGACTTGAGTCTATTCCCTGACGCTCCATATTTCATAGATTGGATCTCCTTTACTCGACAAACCTGAATGATGCCAATTGTCATCGATCAACTCATAATTAAACTTCAGACTAATTCCCGCTTTGGAGTCGTCTTTTGAAAAGAACTCGATGTTTTCGGTGTACTCATTGTTAGTAGTCGTATATGTACCACCACCACAGCCGATAAACTCTTTGGTCTCTGTATTGTAGGCAATCCATTGAAACCGTGTGCCTGACAATATCTTCATAGTTTTCCTTGGTCTACTGGTATCTCGCAGTTGTGTTTCACCGTTTCTTATCCGCCCAGACATCAGCCAGGCTCCTTTCAATTTCCCGGGTTCTCCACTATCTATCCGACGCCATTTTCTATCCATGCCAATTATCCCCAATTCGTTATCAGAAATGTTCACTTCAAAGCTCACCTCTCCACCAACTTTTGCAGCATTCTCCGAATGAAACTCCACTTTTTCGGTCATGATATCTCCATCCAACTTCCACGTACCTCCGTTCGTATTTACAAACTTTCCGGTAGCCACTTGATAGGTAGTAGCTACTTGATAACCATCAGCAAAGACCACTACGTTCCTTAACTCCTCTCCATTTTCCGCAGTATAAAAAGCTTCCCACGCCCCAATTAGACTTTGCGCCTGAGTTTCCAATAACAGGAAAGTACATACTAGTATTAATAATGTATTTTTCATGGTTTTGAGTTCATATGACTGCATCAATTACTCCCAGAAAGTTAGCTTATTTACTTGAAATCTTGAATAAACCATCCATATAGGCCTGTCTTTCTTAAGCCTTAGATGTTTTGTTAGTCACAAGACTAACAAGTACGGAAAATACTGGAATATATTAGGCATTCAGTAGATATGCTGATCCAGCAAGAACAAAAAAACCGCAAGGATAAGCCTCTGCGGTTTTTGATGTTTTTCCAAACGGATTACTCGGACATTCGCCGAGTAATGGCAGTTGAAGATATTATTTAGCCTGTGGGAAACGTGCAGTTTCGCCTAGCTCTTCTTCGATTCTCAACAACTGGTTGTACTTCGCCATTCTGTCCGAACGAGACAAAGAACCAGTTTTGATCTGACCAGCGTTAGTCGCTACAGCGATGTCTGCGATAGTCGAATCTTCAGTCTCTCCTGATCTGTGAGAGATCACAGCAGTGAAGCCTGCTTTGTGCGCCAATTCGATAGCATCCAAAGTCTCAGACAAAGTTCCGATTTGGTTTACTTTGATCAAGATAGAGTTAGCAGACTTTTCGTTGATTCCTCTTTGTAAGAACTTCACGTTAGTCACGAAAAGATCATCTCCTACTAGCTGACACTTGTCACCGATTTTCTCAGTCAACAATGCCCAGGTAGACCAGTCCTCTTCAGCACAACCATCCTCGATAGAATCAATAGGGTATTTATCCACCAACTCAGCCAAGTAAGCTACTTGCTCTTCAGCATTTCTCTTCTTACCGTTAGGTCCTTCGAATTTAGAGTAGTCGTACTTACCGTCAACAAAGAACTCAGAAGACGCACAGTCCAAAGCAATAGTGATGTCTTTGCCAGGCTCATATCCTGCAGCTTTCACCGCGCTCAATACGCTCTCCAAAGCTTCTTCCGTACCGCCTGTGAAAGCAGGAGCAAATCCTCCTTCGTCACCTACTGCAGTACTCAAACCTTTGTCGTGCAAAATTTTCTTCAATGCGTGGAATGTCTCCGCTCCCATTCTCATAGCCTCAGAGAAAGTCTCTGCGCCAACTGGGCGAATCATAAACTCCTGGAATGCGATCGTCGCATCAGAGTGAGATCCACCGTTGATGATGTTCATCATAGGCACTGGCAACGTGTGTGCGTTAGTACCACCAATGTATCTGAAAAGTGGCAAGCCAAGCTCTTCAGCAGCCGCTCTTGCTACCGCTAGAGAAACGCCTAAGATCGCATTAGCGCCAAGCTTAGATTTAGTCTCAGTACCGTCCAAGTTGATCATCAACTGATCGATGTACTTTTGATCGAATACAGACAAACCGATCAATTCTTCTTGAATGATATCGTTTACGTTGTCTACAGCTTTCAACACACCTTTACCTAGGTATTTGCCTTTGTCGCCGTCTCTTAATTCTACCGCTTCGTTTACACCAGTAGAAGCTCCTGATGGAACCGCCGCTCTGCCCAATACGCCACTTTCAGTAACTACATCTACTTCGATGGTTGGGTTTCCTCTTGAATCAAGTATTTGTCTAGCAAATACACTTTCTATCAAACTCATTTTTTCTTGTGTTTATTAATTAATTGAATGAAGTCGTCGAACAAGTATCTAGAATCGTGTGGTCCCGGAGAAGCCTCTGGGTGATGCTGTACCGAAAATACAGGCTTACCTTTCACACGAATACCAGCTACTGTGTTATCATTCAAGTTAATGTGTGTCAATTCTAAATTATCAGACTGCTCTACAGAATCTCTGTCTACAGCAAATCCGTGGTTTTGTGAAGTCACTTCACTTCTCCCTGTAATTAAATTTTTTACTGGATGATTTAATCCCCTATGGCCGTGATGCATTTTGAAAGTAGTTGCACCGCTAGCTAAGGCAATCACCTGGTGTCCCAAGCAGATTCCAAATAGTGGCTTATCTTCTTCCATGATTTTCTTAGCTGTCTCAATAGCATAACCCATCTCTGCCGGATCGCCAGGACCATTAGATAAGAAATAACCATCTGGATTGTACGCTTTCAATTCTTCAAACGGAGTTTCCGCCGGAAATACCTTACACTGTACGCCTCTATCTGTCAAATTGGTAAGGATGGATTTCTTTACCCCAATATCCAATACAGCAACTTTCAATTCGGCATTCTCATCACCTAACAAGTATGGTTCTTTGGTTGTCACTTTTGTCGCCAACTCCAAATGATTCATACTAGGCACATTCTCTAGTTCAGCCTGCAGCTTCTCTACCTCAGCGATATCAGAAGAGATAATTGCATTCATAGCGCCTTGACTACGAATACTCTTTACCACCTTTCGTGTATCCAAATCAGCAATTCCAACAATGTTGTGCTTTTTTAAATATTCATCCAGAGAATTATCCGCCTCAAATCGGCTATGCATTTCTGAGAAGTCATTGATGACCAATCCTTTAATTTTTGGTCCATCAGATTCTTGTTCTCTATCTACTGCCCCGTAGTTACCAATGTGAGAATTGGTGTTTACTACAATCTGTCCATAGTAAGAAGGGTCTGTATAGACCTCTTGATAGCCAGTCATCCCTGTGTTAAAACAGATCTCTCCACCGCTTGTACCTTCGCTGCCAATCGATGTACCTTCAAACCATTGGCCGTCCGCCAGTAACAAATAAGCTTTTTTCTTTTCCTGTATTTTCATATTTCGTTTGGTGCAAACTCTGGGCTAAAATCAGCGCAAATTTTATGATTTTTTAGACATAAAAAAAGCCATCCCGAAACTAATCGAGATGGCTTATATTTTAATGGAACAATATCACTTATTCCTTATCTTCTTTCTTTTCAGAATCTTCAGCAGACTCTTCCTTAGCATCCGCTTCTGGAGCTTCAGGAGCAGCTTCAGCTTTCACTTCTTCAGGTGCTTCAGCAGCTGGTGCTTCTTCCACCTTAGCATCTTCTACAACCGCTTCAGTAGCTTCTACAGCAGGAGCAGCTTTCTCCGCAGATCCTTTACCTCTTCTACTTCTTCTTGTTTTAGCTTTAGCTGGTGCCGCATCTTTCAACATCAATTCGTTGTAATCAACCAACTCCATGATGCACATTTCAGCGTTGTCACCTAATCTAGCACCTGTTTTCAAGATTCTAGTATATCCTCCCGGTCTGTTAGCTACTTTTTCCGCTACTTCACCGAAAAGGGTAGTTACAGATTCTTTGTTTTGCAAGTAAGAGAAAGCTACTCTTCGAGAGTGTGTTGAATCGTCCTTTGCTCTAGTGATCAAAGGCTCAACATATTTTCTCAAAGCTTTTGCTTTAGCTACAGTAGTAGTAATTCTTTTATGCAAAATCAAAGAAGAAGCCATATTGGACAACATTGCATTTCTGTGCGATGCTGTTCTGCTCAAATGATTAAATTTCTTCCCGTGTCTCATTTTTACTCTTCGTCTAATTTATACTTTGACAAATCCATGCCAAAAGTAAGGTTCTTGTCTGCTACCAATTGCTCCAACTCAGCCAAAGACTTCTTACCGAAGTTTCTAAACTTCATCATGTCCGAAATCTCTAATCTTACCAAATCTCCTAGTGATCTCACGTCAGCAGCTTTCAAACAGTTGTAAGCTCTTACAGAAAGATCTAGATCGTTAAGATTAGTCTTAAGCAATTTTCTCATGTGTAGTAATTCCTCATCTACAGCTTCTGGCTCGCCCGCATCGTGCGTATCGAGGATCATCGTCTGATCTGAGAATAACATAAAGTGCTGTATCAAAATGTTAGCTGCACCTTTCAAAGCATTCTCTGGGTGGATAGATCCGTCTGTTTCTATGTCCAATATCAATTGCTCATAGTCAGTCTTTTGCTCTACCCTTGTGTTCTCAACAGAATATTTTACATTCTTGATTGGAGTAAAGATCGCATCGATCGGAATAAATCCGAAAATTTGCTCAGCTGGTTTGTTGTCCTCAGCAGTCACATAACCTCTACCTTTCTCAATAGTCAATTCTATCTCGAATTTCACTTTTTCGTCCAAGTGAGCAATCACGTGATCTGGGTTCAATACTTCAAATGCTGAAGTAGCTCCTCCGATATCACTACCCTTGAATTCTTTTTGTCCTGATACGCTAACAACAATTTTGCTTTCAGCCACATCAGCAATCTTTTTGAATCTCACCATTTTGAGGTTCAAAATGATTTCTGACAAATCTTCTACAATACCTTCCATTGTAGAAAACTCATGCAATACTCCAGGAACTTTGATACCAGTGATGGCATATCCCTCTAGTGAAGACAATAAAATTCTTCTCAATGCATTACCTACGGTAACACCGTAGCCTTGCTCTAGTGGTTTGAAAGTAAATAAGCCATGAAAGTCATCAGCCTTCTCCATCACCACCTTTTCAGGCATTTGAAATGCTAGTATTGACATAGTTAATTCTTTAATATAAAATTTATGGAAATTTATTATTTAGAGTACAATTCAACGATCAATTGCTCTTTGACAGTTTCAGGAATCTCTTCCCTAGTTGGCAACACAGCTAATTTACCCGTCAATTGGCTAGAATCCCATTCCAACCATGGATATTTGCTTACTACTCCTCTTGACAAACTTTCAGTAATCGACTGAAGTGATTTTGACTTCTCTCTCACAGCAACCAAATCTCCAACTTTCAATGAAAACGAAG
The sequence above is drawn from the Reichenbachiella sp. genome and encodes:
- the lysS gene encoding lysine--tRNA ligase — translated: MILSEQEINRRQIREKLIESGIDPYPSDTFEVNVTTKDIHENYEKRKTDYKAISIAGRLMTRRIMGSASFAEIQDSTGRIQIYLRRDDICPDEDKALYNTVFKKMMDIGDIIGIKGYVFTTEVGEISIHVTELKLLTKSLKPLPIVKEAKDEEGNMKTYDAFTDPELRYRQRYVDLIVNPEVRDTFVKRTQLVNSMRNFLAEKGYLEVETPILQPLYGGAAARPFKTHHNTLDMTLYLRIANELYLKRLIVGGYDGVFEFSKDFRNEGMSRFHNPEFTQVELYVAYKDYEWMMDLTEAMVEKVAMDLHGTTEVQVGENMINFQRPWKRYTMFEAIEHFTGIDISEMGEDELRETAKKLDVPTDESMGKAKLIDEIFGEKCEGQLIQPTFITDYPVEMSPLAKKHKSKPGLVERFEAVANGKEICNAFSELNDPIDQRKRFEEQLELGKRGDDEAMVLDEDFLRALEYGMPPTAGLGVGIDRLTMMMTNSNSIQDVLFFPQMKPEKKIEALTSGQYEELGVAKELIPILQKLGMVTKEQFADAKDSKLFNDVCGTRKKLKLKEVKNPSLEDVQAWIEKAS
- the carA gene encoding glutamine-hydrolyzing carbamoyl-phosphate synthase small subunit is translated as MKIQEKKKAYLLLADGQWFEGTSIGSEGTSGGEICFNTGMTGYQEVYTDPSYYGQIVVNTNSHIGNYGAVDREQESDGPKIKGLVINDFSEMHSRFEADNSLDEYLKKHNIVGIADLDTRKVVKSIRSQGAMNAIISSDIAEVEKLQAELENVPSMNHLELATKVTTKEPYLLGDENAELKVAVLDIGVKKSILTNLTDRGVQCKVFPAETPFEELKAYNPDGYFLSNGPGDPAEMGYAIETAKKIMEEDKPLFGICLGHQVIALASGATTFKMHHGHRGLNHPVKNLITGRSEVTSQNHGFAVDRDSVEQSDNLELTHINLNDNTVAGIRVKGKPVFSVQHHPEASPGPHDSRYLFDDFIQLINKHKKK
- a CDS encoding DUF1697 domain-containing protein: MTKYVALLRGINVSGQKLIKMDALRSSLDKLGYENIQTYIQSGNIVFESSETDQKNLESQIHNNIEDTFGFDVPVIVRSKEEWTETFSNNPFINDCNEEITKLYVTILAEEPSEENIKVLEDFHSGPEEFTKVGLNLYLFYVNGAGKSKLDHNTIERKLKVKGTSRNWKTTTKLMEMLDV
- a CDS encoding DNA-directed RNA polymerase subunit alpha, which encodes MSILAFQMPEKVVMEKADDFHGLFTFKPLEQGYGVTVGNALRRILLSSLEGYAITGIKVPGVLHEFSTMEGIVEDLSEIILNLKMVRFKKIADVAESKIVVSVSGQKEFKGSDIGGATSAFEVLNPDHVIAHLDEKVKFEIELTIEKGRGYVTAEDNKPAEQIFGFIPIDAIFTPIKNVKYSVENTRVEQKTDYEQLILDIETDGSIHPENALKGAANILIQHFMLFSDQTMILDTHDAGEPEAVDEELLHMRKLLKTNLNDLDLSVRAYNCLKAADVRSLGDLVRLEISDMMKFRNFGKKSLAELEQLVADKNLTFGMDLSKYKLDEE
- a CDS encoding membrane or secreted protein, which codes for MKNTLLILVCTFLLLETQAQSLIGAWEAFYTAENGEELRNVVVFADGYQVATTYQVATGKFVNTNGGTWKLDGDIMTEKVEFHSENAAKVGGEVSFEVNISDNELGIIGMDRKWRRIDSGEPGKLKGAWLMSGRIRNGETQLRDTSRPRKTMKILSGTRFQWIAYNTETKEFIGCGGGTYTTTNNEYTENIEFFSKDDSKAGISLKFNYELIDDNWHHSGLSSKGDPIYEIWSVRE
- a CDS encoding DUF962 domain-containing protein, which codes for MRKIDQLLSEYGESHQNPTNKLIHWICVPAIFWSIVGLFWSIPNDWLVVIFSKTHSPFLNWATIALMAVLMYYFTLSFSLFVGMAVAVMGFLYLTLFVEQLGIAPVWQISIAVFVIAWVGQFYGHNVEGKKPSFLKDVQFLLIGPAWLMHFIYKKIGLPY
- the eno gene encoding phosphopyruvate hydratase gives rise to the protein MSLIESVFARQILDSRGNPTIEVDVVTESGVLGRAAVPSGASTGVNEAVELRDGDKGKYLGKGVLKAVDNVNDIIQEELIGLSVFDQKYIDQLMINLDGTETKSKLGANAILGVSLAVARAAAEELGLPLFRYIGGTNAHTLPVPMMNIINGGSHSDATIAFQEFMIRPVGAETFSEAMRMGAETFHALKKILHDKGLSTAVGDEGGFAPAFTGGTEEALESVLSAVKAAGYEPGKDITIALDCASSEFFVDGKYDYSKFEGPNGKKRNAEEQVAYLAELVDKYPIDSIEDGCAEEDWSTWALLTEKIGDKCQLVGDDLFVTNVKFLQRGINEKSANSILIKVNQIGTLSETLDAIELAHKAGFTAVISHRSGETEDSTIADIAVATNAGQIKTGSLSRSDRMAKYNQLLRIEEELGETARFPQAK
- the rplQ gene encoding 50S ribosomal protein L17 produces the protein MRHGKKFNHLSRTASHRNAMLSNMASSLILHKRITTTVAKAKALRKYVEPLITRAKDDSTHSRRVAFSYLQNKESVTTLFGEVAEKVANRPGGYTRILKTGARLGDNAEMCIMELVDYNELMLKDAAPAKAKTRRSRRGKGSAEKAAPAVEATEAVVEDAKVEEAPAAEAPEEVKAEAAPEAPEADAKEESAEDSEKKEDKE
- a CDS encoding DinB family protein, with translation MKKLIYLFILAPFLAQAQETPKPTTYQEEFAGGMNYSLDQIVKLIDVFPQDKMTWRPGEGVRSVSETILHIAGSTYMLSSALGTPMPEGIDPQGIEKATTDKVEILKYVNDAYAFSSDAVASVSDEQMDEMVELPFGTFSKRALIMIIATHSYEHKGQLIAYARVNDITPPWSGAE
- a CDS encoding lipase/acyltransferase domain-containing protein; the encoded protein is MLKNIFSRKRRTLVIGIHGLSNKPPKKLLTHWWRRSIEEGLSKIEGSPTKFDFKMMYWADLLYPTPLSLNAKDPDDPLHIDEPYISEKQLKVKAKRGLIQIFKNLIQYIKEIVFLSKIGLNKFRKPFNAIVKIGFKDLDTYYNEEIPKNEQMFEDYFRNKVRSRFIKLLLKNKRKDILIVAHSMGSIITYDVLLSLKHRVKVKYFIALGSPMGLPLIRENIMKDHHLPFDEDEEAFPPTPEGVDNWYSFCDKEDNIGAHYNLADYYVENVRGVKPIGKFVENNYKEWVTDNAHKSFGYLRCIEMAEVVNEFLLGGRSSLLAKGKQFFKRMGREQG